One Haloterrigena salifodinae DNA window includes the following coding sequences:
- a CDS encoding succinylglutamate desuccinylase/aspartoacylase domain-containing protein — protein sequence MQRNALSRRSVLSFAGACAIAGAGATAVGGAQADGTSRESFTIRKGTAEETTVYVTSADVDGPTVVIIGGVHGNEVAGYTATGAIADWEIGAGTLVTIPKANAAAVENGTRTADDGVDLNRQFLEGREPGTDLARALWSVVVEYDPDVVIDLHESTGIYANDPVDGVGQAIFHSDGEAAAAATDAAEYVTRNYIDDRALAFQTGPFSSPDNDPRGLLVHKAARDLGADAFLAETLSTDVPLETRVQWHSAIVERLLTDDLQLEAADANSGSDENETDDGADESESDDSADENETDDSANENESDDGADENETDDGANGNESAEDETAAEAPVASITACPRNFVGSALESGQTVQLDASGSEARGGEIVRYEWDVGQTAQFDKTGETITVTVGTNVRDTIVLRVTTADGATDTDSITLSTN from the coding sequence ATGCAGCGGAATGCGCTTTCACGACGATCGGTACTGTCATTCGCGGGCGCCTGCGCGATCGCTGGCGCCGGCGCGACGGCAGTCGGTGGGGCACAGGCAGACGGAACATCCCGAGAGTCCTTCACGATTCGCAAGGGAACGGCTGAGGAGACGACGGTCTACGTCACGAGCGCGGACGTCGACGGCCCGACGGTCGTCATCATCGGCGGCGTCCACGGTAACGAGGTCGCGGGCTATACGGCAACGGGTGCAATCGCCGACTGGGAGATCGGCGCCGGAACCCTTGTCACCATCCCCAAAGCGAACGCGGCCGCAGTCGAGAACGGGACGCGGACCGCCGACGACGGTGTCGACCTCAATCGACAATTCCTGGAGGGGCGCGAGCCGGGGACCGACCTCGCCAGGGCGCTCTGGAGTGTCGTCGTCGAGTACGATCCGGACGTTGTGATCGACCTCCACGAGTCGACGGGCATCTACGCGAACGATCCCGTCGACGGCGTTGGGCAGGCGATCTTCCACTCCGACGGCGAAGCCGCCGCGGCCGCGACCGATGCGGCTGAGTACGTCACCCGGAACTACATCGACGACCGGGCGCTCGCGTTTCAGACCGGGCCGTTCTCCAGTCCCGACAACGACCCGAGGGGACTGCTCGTCCACAAGGCAGCTCGCGACCTCGGCGCCGACGCGTTCCTCGCGGAGACGCTCTCGACCGACGTCCCACTCGAGACCCGCGTGCAGTGGCACTCGGCGATCGTCGAGCGGCTCCTGACGGACGATCTCCAACTCGAGGCGGCCGACGCGAATTCCGGTTCCGACGAGAACGAGACGGACGACGGCGCCGACGAGAGCGAGTCGGACGACAGTGCTGACGAGAATGAGACGGACGACAGTGCTAACGAGAATGAGTCGGACGATGGTGCCGACGAAAACGAGACGGACGACGGTGCCAACGGGAACGAGTCCGCCGAAGACGAGACGGCGGCAGAAGCGCCCGTCGCGTCCATCACCGCCTGTCCCCGGAACTTCGTCGGGTCGGCGCTCGAGTCCGGGCAGACGGTTCAACTCGACGCGTCGGGATCGGAGGCGCGCGGCGGCGAGATCGTCCGTTACGAGTGGGACGTCGGCCAGACGGCGCAGTTCGACAAGACCGGTGAGACGATCACGGTGACGGTCGGTACGAACGTCCGCGACACGATCGTGTTGCGCGTGACTACCGCTGACGGTGCGACCGATACCGATTCGATCACGCTCTCGACGAACTGA
- a CDS encoding polysaccharide deacetylase family protein, whose amino-acid sequence MTHRNRRTFLTTIGTAGAIGLAGCLSSLRDDDDDDESAPSQEENGGGAETDGLDLPGEPIDDFEALDDWSAMIDAGDLEATADDPYADSQSAQLTADEGTETASIYRSVPDGLDLRDRNLSLAVSFSERDQLRLSLELFAPDARSAIRMHRTLTGPTDRWVRVDFGTIGVDGTPDLSDVREIRLTARRRGDQTGPIDCRIDDLRTVDRPDRGAVMLLFDATLEDHYKRALKHLDAFEFAGVEAVIPEALGESGRLSMGQLETLGNAGWEAIARPRTGARFLHEFPREQQAERIQRTKRFLESRGFADGARHFMTPRNILGSETLDLVREHHETAFRFGSAPNGLPLTDFHDVGFFSGTAGQTTRDYVDYAAEYGQLAVLHFEHIGDDGISESAFADLLTHVDAADVDVVTPSDLLEGY is encoded by the coding sequence ATGACCCACCGGAACCGACGAACGTTCCTGACGACGATCGGCACCGCCGGAGCGATCGGGCTCGCCGGCTGTCTCTCGAGCCTGCGCGACGACGACGACGATGACGAGTCGGCGCCGTCACAGGAGGAGAACGGTGGCGGCGCCGAGACCGACGGACTCGACCTGCCGGGTGAACCGATCGACGATTTCGAAGCCCTCGACGACTGGTCGGCGATGATCGACGCCGGCGACCTTGAAGCCACCGCGGACGACCCCTACGCGGACTCGCAGTCGGCGCAGCTAACGGCCGACGAGGGCACCGAGACCGCGTCGATCTATCGGTCCGTCCCCGACGGGCTGGACCTCCGTGACCGAAACCTCTCACTGGCGGTCTCCTTCTCGGAGCGCGACCAGTTGCGACTGTCACTCGAGCTGTTCGCGCCCGACGCGCGCAGCGCCATACGGATGCACCGGACGCTGACCGGCCCGACCGATCGCTGGGTGCGCGTCGACTTCGGGACGATTGGCGTCGACGGAACGCCGGACCTGAGCGACGTCCGCGAGATCCGACTGACCGCCCGCCGCCGAGGCGACCAGACCGGCCCGATCGACTGTCGGATCGACGACCTCCGAACGGTCGACCGCCCCGACCGCGGCGCAGTGATGCTCCTGTTCGACGCCACACTCGAGGATCACTACAAACGCGCGCTCAAGCACCTGGACGCGTTCGAGTTCGCGGGCGTCGAGGCCGTCATCCCGGAGGCCCTCGGTGAGTCCGGTCGCCTCTCGATGGGGCAACTCGAGACGCTGGGCAACGCCGGCTGGGAGGCCATTGCGCGCCCCCGGACCGGCGCGCGGTTCCTCCACGAGTTCCCCCGCGAACAACAGGCGGAACGCATTCAGCGGACGAAGCGCTTCCTCGAGAGTCGCGGCTTCGCGGACGGCGCGAGACACTTCATGACGCCGCGGAACATCCTCGGATCGGAGACGCTCGACCTCGTCCGGGAGCACCACGAGACGGCGTTCCGGTTCGGCAGCGCCCCGAACGGTCTCCCGCTGACGGACTTCCACGATGTCGGGTTCTTCTCAGGAACCGCTGGCCAGACGACGCGGGACTACGTCGACTACGCGGCCGAATACGGCCAGTTGGCGGTCCTGCACTTCGAACACATCGGTGACGACGGGATCTCCGAGTCGGCGTTCGCGGACCTGCTCACACACGTCGATGCCGCCGACGTCGACGTCGTTACCCCGTCAGACCTGCTGGAGGGGTACTGA
- a CDS encoding sugar-transfer associated ATP-grasp domain-containing protein: MNVRTLYNTARAVQGLVGSEYESDVSRPLRRRLWLWRRGFLSRSDAVYDLDSENYRDYVSDYERFVRTKRINGTWSVALSNKLLFHRLMQPFDAERMTVYGLLRDGTYHPVDSRRGREMADGGPTVPEPIGVGGPASEPARSSPRTETRNAAQRVVDRLEVEGRLVLKWVHGGGGNNVMLCSRADDGYRVDGDHYAEAEFRSLVADLEDYLVCEFVDQGTFPAALYPATPNTIRLITMYDDVLDEPFIAAAIQRIGTTDSAPLDNFTQGGLSASVDRRTGELGPGARPPDGDGVEWHSEHPDTGMAIEEKQIPGWQRIRSRVLEMADACSFLPYVGWDVIVTDDDGGFTVIEANSYPGLKSIQVHGPLLTDDRVRRFYEQHGVR, from the coding sequence GTGAACGTCAGAACGCTCTACAACACGGCCAGGGCGGTGCAGGGACTCGTCGGGTCCGAGTACGAGTCGGACGTCTCGCGACCGCTTCGCCGACGCCTCTGGCTCTGGCGGCGCGGCTTCCTGAGCAGATCCGACGCGGTCTATGACCTCGACTCGGAGAACTACCGCGACTACGTGAGCGACTACGAGCGGTTCGTGCGCACGAAACGGATCAACGGAACGTGGTCGGTGGCCCTCTCGAACAAGCTCCTCTTTCACCGGCTCATGCAGCCGTTCGACGCCGAGCGGATGACCGTCTACGGGCTGCTCCGCGACGGGACCTACCACCCCGTCGACAGCCGACGCGGCCGCGAGATGGCCGATGGAGGGCCGACGGTCCCGGAGCCGATCGGCGTCGGCGGACCGGCGTCCGAGCCGGCCCGGTCGTCGCCACGGACGGAGACGAGAAACGCCGCCCAGCGAGTCGTCGATCGACTCGAGGTCGAGGGGCGGCTGGTCCTCAAGTGGGTCCACGGCGGCGGCGGAAACAACGTCATGCTGTGTTCGCGCGCCGACGACGGTTACCGGGTCGACGGCGACCACTACGCCGAGGCGGAGTTCCGATCGCTGGTCGCCGACCTCGAGGACTACCTCGTCTGCGAGTTCGTCGACCAGGGTACGTTCCCGGCCGCGCTGTACCCGGCGACGCCGAATACGATCCGACTGATCACGATGTACGACGACGTCCTCGACGAACCGTTCATCGCCGCGGCGATCCAGCGGATCGGCACGACGGACTCCGCGCCGCTGGACAATTTCACGCAGGGCGGCCTCTCCGCGTCGGTCGACCGCAGGACGGGCGAGCTCGGCCCAGGCGCGCGACCCCCTGACGGCGACGGTGTCGAGTGGCACTCGGAGCACCCGGATACCGGAATGGCGATCGAGGAGAAACAGATCCCCGGCTGGCAGCGGATTCGATCGCGGGTCCTCGAGATGGCCGACGCTTGCTCGTTCCTTCCGTACGTCGGCTGGGACGTTATCGTAACCGACGACGACGGCGGCTTCACCGTCATCGAAGCCAACAGCTATCCCGGTCTCAAATCCATTCAGGTCCACGGACCCTTGCTGACTGACGACCGCGTCCGGCGGTTCTACGAGCAACACGGTGTTCGGTAA
- a CDS encoding glycosyltransferase family 2 protein produces the protein MYRGASIGVVVPAYDEEGFVGDVICEMPDYVDRIYAIDDRSTDETWDEILEAARDDANANAGRDAADDGALVTDGGASMLTERASVRDAIGRVVPIRHRENRGAGGAIKTGYLAARADGVDATVTVDADGQMDLSQMPRLLDPLVENEADYAKGNRLLSREYRAAMPRFRFVGNAILSFLTKIASGYWKTMDPQNGYTAISGDALEAIDLENLYEYYGYCNDLLVKLNVHGMRIADVAMPAVYGDEESSITYSEYIPKVSTMLLRNFLWRLKTKYLVLDFHPLAFFYLVGAGLAATGILATVVTLFATLATVGPSVQGSTTVFLLVAGIAFLLFAMVFDMAESEHLERQVR, from the coding sequence ATGTACCGCGGAGCCTCGATCGGCGTCGTGGTGCCGGCGTACGACGAGGAGGGGTTCGTCGGCGACGTGATCTGCGAGATGCCCGACTACGTCGATCGGATCTACGCCATCGACGACCGCTCGACCGACGAGACCTGGGACGAGATCCTCGAGGCGGCCCGCGACGACGCCAACGCGAACGCGGGACGCGACGCGGCCGACGACGGGGCGCTCGTGACCGACGGCGGCGCGTCCATGCTGACCGAACGGGCGTCCGTCCGGGACGCGATCGGACGGGTCGTCCCGATCCGCCACCGCGAGAACCGCGGCGCCGGCGGAGCGATCAAAACCGGCTATCTCGCCGCGCGCGCCGACGGCGTGGACGCGACCGTAACGGTCGACGCCGACGGGCAGATGGACCTCTCACAGATGCCGCGGCTGCTCGACCCGCTCGTCGAGAACGAGGCCGACTACGCGAAGGGGAACCGCCTCCTCTCGCGGGAGTACCGCGCGGCGATGCCGCGGTTTCGGTTCGTCGGGAACGCGATCCTCTCGTTCCTGACCAAGATCGCCTCCGGCTACTGGAAGACGATGGACCCCCAGAACGGCTACACGGCCATCTCCGGCGACGCCCTCGAGGCGATCGACTTGGAGAACCTCTACGAGTACTACGGCTACTGTAACGACCTATTGGTGAAGCTGAACGTCCACGGGATGCGCATTGCCGACGTGGCCATGCCGGCCGTCTACGGCGATGAGGAGTCGAGCATCACGTACTCGGAGTACATCCCGAAGGTGTCGACGATGCTCCTGCGTAACTTCCTGTGGCGGCTGAAGACGAAGTACCTCGTGCTCGATTTCCACCCGCTTGCGTTCTTCTACCTCGTCGGCGCCGGGCTGGCCGCGACTGGCATCCTCGCCACCGTCGTGACGCTGTTCGCGACGCTCGCGACGGTCGGTCCGTCGGTGCAGGGGTCGACGACCGTGTTCCTGCTCGTCGCCGGCATCGCGTTCCTCCTGTTCGCGATGGTGTTCGACATGGCCGAGAGCGAACACCTCGAGCGCCAGGTCCGCTAG
- a CDS encoding right-handed parallel beta-helix repeat-containing protein — protein MAAGAAGLGLSTTAGASSAAVPYEEYHDEYENVVDVVEAGADNTGTESITPVLEDLRADDTLFVFPEGRYYMDEQFRYTGFENIGFVGDGATLVPADYHAFDGPQFRLFRLGVTYNPGSRLRFEGFEVDQTAPDTGIRAIEAYVSDRLEVRDITVRGQHDSGTWGPGLFNITDPDGTGLVERFRAPDGGAWVENTPNAGQRWRGPIGIEANQNAGTLEFKHCWLGGFPNNGLYAAGSEGQIVVSGGLYRNSNGANIRVGGANSVIQWPTVEVDESRPEDRSQRGIRIEKGRDIEIYGALVDITSPMPTSHAISVMNTCEKARIKNTEVRIRGSSVNHGIVLSPDSGETTIADTSISHETAGGYPLWIRDSDRSDRILAEHLTISGRSGDASGFRDGIRCERDNCRFSHISVTQEGRDGTERNAIVNTGADLTVYKSELRASQYPYLDVGTDALVRDSDLESTGGEEAVCLYASSENPTFKKNRLAGGIRDLGASGVTTWENTIE, from the coding sequence GTGGCTGCAGGTGCAGCTGGTCTCGGTCTGTCGACGACCGCCGGCGCCTCGAGCGCGGCGGTCCCGTACGAGGAATACCACGACGAGTACGAGAACGTCGTCGACGTCGTCGAGGCCGGCGCGGACAACACTGGGACGGAATCGATCACGCCCGTCCTCGAGGACCTGCGCGCCGACGACACGCTGTTCGTCTTCCCGGAGGGGCGCTACTACATGGACGAGCAGTTCAGATACACGGGCTTCGAGAATATCGGCTTCGTCGGCGACGGCGCGACGCTCGTCCCGGCGGATTACCACGCCTTCGACGGCCCGCAGTTTCGGCTGTTCCGTCTCGGCGTCACCTACAACCCCGGCAGTCGCCTCCGATTCGAGGGGTTCGAGGTCGATCAGACGGCCCCCGATACCGGGATCCGAGCGATCGAAGCCTACGTCTCCGATCGGCTCGAGGTGCGCGACATCACCGTTCGCGGCCAGCACGACAGCGGGACGTGGGGTCCGGGACTGTTCAACATCACCGATCCCGACGGGACGGGGCTCGTTGAGCGGTTTCGGGCGCCGGACGGCGGTGCGTGGGTCGAGAACACGCCGAACGCGGGCCAGCGCTGGCGTGGCCCGATCGGGATCGAGGCTAACCAGAACGCGGGTACCCTCGAGTTCAAACACTGCTGGCTTGGCGGCTTCCCGAACAACGGGCTCTACGCGGCGGGCAGCGAGGGACAGATCGTAGTCAGCGGCGGTCTCTACCGGAACAGTAACGGAGCGAACATCCGCGTCGGCGGCGCGAACAGCGTGATCCAGTGGCCGACGGTCGAGGTTGACGAGTCGCGACCGGAGGATCGATCCCAGCGCGGGATCCGGATCGAGAAAGGTCGAGACATCGAAATCTACGGTGCACTCGTCGATATTACCTCGCCGATGCCGACGAGCCATGCGATCTCGGTGATGAACACCTGCGAAAAGGCTCGAATCAAAAACACCGAGGTTCGGATCCGCGGGTCGAGCGTCAACCACGGCATCGTCCTCTCGCCCGACTCCGGCGAGACGACGATCGCAGACACGTCGATCAGCCACGAGACCGCGGGCGGGTATCCGCTGTGGATCCGCGACAGCGACAGATCCGATCGAATCCTCGCCGAACACCTCACGATCTCGGGCCGATCCGGCGACGCCAGTGGCTTCCGCGACGGGATCCGTTGTGAACGGGACAACTGCCGGTTCAGCCACATCTCGGTCACCCAAGAGGGTCGAGACGGGACCGAACGGAATGCCATCGTCAACACGGGCGCGGACCTGACCGTCTACAAGAGCGAGCTGCGCGCCAGCCAGTATCCGTACCTCGACGTCGGGACCGACGCGCTCGTTCGCGACTCCGACCTCGAGTCGACGGGCGGTGAGGAAGCCGTCTGTCTCTACGCGTCCTCAGAGAACCCAACCTTCAAGAAGAATCGCCTCGCGGGCGGGATCCGCGACCTCGGCGCGAGTGGCGTCACGACCTGGGAGAACACGATCGAATAG
- a CDS encoding polysaccharide deacetylase family protein produces the protein MSQQRPTRRRVLALSSAAAAAGLAGCTDQLSSVLGGSDDDSEEDSEEEETDNKSSGQAAALADGVPSLETEYNSREQYSQPGESLDDFSDLSKWEVTRGSGSADQETVFNGDQSFKLESNGEQNVVAQLDVSDKDFTDTDFSFAIRTTTPQSITINLRLVDQFGGWKAYSLREITCRSPDVAWFRSSPGVFSQSDYEPALDALDRLEIQVLHTMDQAEVWIDDLRTHDKPEQGYVMLTWDDGTRDYYETAAPMHDEYGFPAVQAPVPRWVERNDGGSVTVAELKERQDAGDQIVVHGTHSPIHELDDEERIRNRLEHDKQWFINKGFEGADYIVYPHNSYDKTSLDIATDYHYCGGFNQSGNINTTSVYGFDPLALPRTIGYDLNIAKRCVNRAAQHRQCTILNFHAFSEQNTMSETNYAKLLKHIDNANVEVITFDDLWKHRTEQFY, from the coding sequence ATGTCACAGCAGCGACCAACCCGCCGACGAGTTCTCGCCCTCTCGAGTGCAGCCGCGGCCGCCGGCCTCGCGGGATGTACCGATCAGCTTAGTTCGGTCCTCGGCGGATCGGACGACGATTCGGAGGAAGATTCGGAGGAAGAAGAGACGGACAACAAGTCCTCCGGACAGGCGGCGGCGCTAGCCGACGGCGTTCCGTCGCTCGAGACGGAGTACAACAGCCGCGAGCAGTACAGCCAGCCCGGCGAGTCGCTCGACGACTTCAGCGACCTCTCCAAGTGGGAGGTCACCCGTGGATCGGGAAGCGCCGACCAGGAGACCGTCTTCAACGGCGACCAGAGCTTCAAACTGGAGTCGAACGGCGAGCAAAACGTCGTCGCCCAACTGGACGTGTCGGACAAGGACTTCACCGATACGGACTTCTCGTTTGCGATCCGGACGACGACTCCACAAAGCATCACGATCAACCTGCGGCTGGTCGACCAGTTCGGCGGCTGGAAAGCGTACTCGCTGCGGGAGATCACTTGCCGGAGCCCGGACGTCGCCTGGTTCCGCTCGAGTCCGGGCGTCTTCTCACAAAGCGACTACGAGCCCGCGCTCGACGCCCTGGATCGCCTCGAGATTCAGGTTTTGCACACCATGGACCAGGCCGAGGTCTGGATCGACGACCTGCGGACCCACGACAAGCCCGAACAGGGGTACGTCATGCTGACCTGGGACGACGGCACCCGCGACTATTACGAGACGGCCGCGCCGATGCACGACGAGTACGGGTTCCCGGCCGTTCAGGCCCCGGTACCGCGCTGGGTCGAACGAAACGACGGTGGCAGCGTAACGGTAGCGGAGCTTAAGGAACGTCAGGACGCTGGCGACCAGATCGTCGTCCACGGGACCCACAGTCCGATCCACGAACTCGACGACGAAGAGCGGATCCGGAACCGCCTCGAGCACGACAAGCAGTGGTTCATCAACAAGGGGTTCGAGGGCGCAGACTACATCGTCTACCCGCACAACAGCTACGATAAGACGAGCCTCGATATCGCGACCGACTACCACTACTGCGGCGGCTTCAACCAGTCCGGTAACATCAACACGACCAGCGTCTATGGCTTCGACCCGCTGGCGTTACCGCGGACGATCGGCTACGACCTGAACATCGCGAAACGGTGCGTCAATCGCGCCGCCCAGCACCGCCAGTGTACGATTCTGAACTTCCACGCGTTCTCCGAACAGAACACGATGTCCGAAACCAACTACGCGAAGCTGCTCAAGCACATAGACAACGCCAACGTCGAGGTTATCACGTTCGACGATCTCTGGAAGCACCGGACCGAACAGTTCTACTGA
- a CDS encoding glycosyltransferase family 2 protein, with the protein MPRVSVVIPTYDRAETLPRAIDSALAQTVDDLEVVVVDDGSTDETPSVLADYDDPRVRPVVHATNQGANVARNTGIEHARGEYVAFLDSDDEWRPEKLERQLDALEGRSEEWVGVYCDSTYELSGANDRLRGVAASALARSDDEPVQEGGEELIGPILADEVQPDAGSTLLVRTDVVREIGGFDEELDRFQDPEFCLRVLKAGKLAYVDEPLVVREETGQPPAAVIRTASEQYLSIYEDEVERFEAEGYEIRAAHQLVIAKAYLSEGRLLRGLWYLRGAAASARQYPGLCWAAGSGVRRRPLPIVATVALVFGVLAVTALERTAIVRRVLTE; encoded by the coding sequence ATGCCACGAGTCAGCGTCGTGATCCCGACCTACGACAGAGCCGAGACGCTTCCGCGCGCGATCGACAGCGCGCTCGCGCAGACGGTCGACGACCTCGAGGTCGTCGTCGTCGACGACGGTTCGACCGACGAGACGCCGTCCGTGCTTGCCGACTACGACGATCCCCGGGTCCGTCCCGTCGTCCACGCGACCAACCAGGGGGCCAACGTGGCCCGGAACACCGGTATCGAGCACGCCCGCGGCGAGTACGTTGCCTTCCTCGATTCCGACGACGAGTGGCGCCCCGAGAAACTCGAGCGCCAACTCGACGCCCTCGAGGGACGATCCGAGGAGTGGGTCGGCGTCTACTGCGACTCGACCTACGAACTGTCGGGGGCAAACGACCGCCTCCGCGGGGTCGCCGCGTCCGCGCTCGCGCGGTCGGACGACGAACCCGTCCAGGAGGGTGGCGAGGAACTCATCGGGCCGATCCTGGCCGACGAGGTGCAGCCGGACGCCGGCTCGACCCTGCTCGTCCGGACTGACGTGGTCCGCGAGATCGGCGGTTTCGACGAGGAACTCGACCGGTTCCAGGACCCCGAATTCTGCCTGCGAGTGCTCAAGGCTGGCAAGCTCGCGTACGTCGACGAACCGCTGGTCGTCCGCGAGGAGACGGGCCAGCCGCCGGCGGCCGTCATCCGAACAGCCAGCGAGCAGTACCTTTCGATCTACGAGGACGAGGTCGAGCGGTTCGAAGCCGAGGGGTATGAGATCCGTGCCGCCCACCAGCTCGTCATCGCGAAGGCCTACCTCTCCGAGGGGCGTCTCCTCCGCGGGCTGTGGTACCTGCGCGGCGCCGCCGCGTCCGCTCGGCAGTACCCCGGCCTCTGCTGGGCCGCCGGGAGCGGCGTCCGACGGCGTCCACTCCCGATCGTCGCAACGGTCGCGCTCGTCTTCGGCGTCCTCGCCGTGACGGCACTCGAGCGGACCGCGATCGTCCGTCGCGTACTGACCGAGTAG
- a CDS encoding flippase, with amino-acid sequence MNRSIASGVFSVVSVKVVVQLLTALSTPLLYRFLGPSKYGDYAFLLSVFAIYMIFVSSGVTDGVRKFLAEDRNDANWSEHVVGFYFRLAIGLAAVGAFLLILAARLGIVDRAFGDGFAIYFYALAALVVTAQFRDYARKTLMGFGLERYSEPLKILDTVSFIVVAIPLAYVGVGVMGVLAGHLVASLLVAVAGLAIVNRRVPLTCLSSTPTERFPRKQMLTFNTMSIVLVFLLMSLYHIDIVMLQRFRTSADVGNYKAALTLAEFLWFVPLAIQTVFVHSTSELWSQNRRRKISKLASRATRYTFLLTAVMAVGLAALADIAVPIYFGDEAVPAIEPLLLLLPGALGFALARPILAVSQGKGNLRYPIAATGVAALLNVVLNAALIPRYGMHGAAVATSIGYGTMFVCHCWSARRVGFDPLADARLARAALTTVLAAAPIIALATVITNPWFALAVVPPVGFVIFVGFALLVGALDPSEPFEILSVFPDPIGSRAAAIQVSFEGEGDEDGETRSWLQSLLFVAGLSLFVSGLALGILGTGIQSLLP; translated from the coding sequence GTGAATCGAAGTATCGCGAGCGGCGTCTTCTCGGTCGTCAGTGTGAAGGTCGTCGTGCAGCTCCTCACTGCCCTCTCGACGCCGCTCCTCTATCGGTTTCTCGGCCCGTCGAAGTACGGGGACTACGCGTTCCTGCTGTCCGTGTTCGCCATCTACATGATCTTCGTGAGCTCCGGCGTCACCGACGGCGTCCGGAAGTTCCTCGCGGAGGATCGCAACGACGCGAACTGGAGCGAACACGTCGTCGGCTTCTACTTTCGGCTGGCCATCGGTCTCGCCGCCGTCGGCGCCTTCCTGTTGATACTCGCCGCCCGATTGGGAATCGTCGACCGCGCGTTCGGAGACGGGTTCGCGATCTACTTCTATGCGCTCGCCGCCCTCGTCGTGACGGCCCAGTTTCGCGACTACGCCCGAAAGACGCTGATGGGCTTCGGCCTCGAGCGCTACTCGGAGCCGCTGAAGATCCTCGATACGGTCTCGTTCATCGTCGTCGCTATCCCGCTGGCGTACGTCGGGGTCGGCGTAATGGGGGTCCTCGCCGGCCATCTGGTCGCGAGTCTGCTCGTGGCCGTCGCCGGACTGGCCATCGTTAACCGCCGGGTTCCGCTGACGTGTCTCTCGAGTACGCCGACCGAACGGTTCCCGCGCAAGCAGATGCTCACGTTCAACACGATGAGCATTGTGCTCGTGTTCCTGCTGATGTCGCTGTACCACATCGACATCGTGATGCTCCAGCGGTTCCGGACGAGCGCGGACGTGGGGAACTACAAGGCGGCGCTGACGCTGGCCGAGTTCCTCTGGTTCGTCCCGCTGGCGATCCAGACCGTCTTCGTCCACTCGACGTCGGAGCTGTGGTCCCAGAACCGCCGCCGAAAGATCTCGAAACTGGCGTCGCGGGCGACGCGGTACACGTTCCTCCTGACGGCCGTCATGGCGGTCGGGCTGGCGGCGCTGGCCGACATCGCCGTGCCGATTTACTTCGGCGACGAAGCCGTTCCGGCGATCGAACCCCTCCTGTTGTTGCTGCCGGGGGCGCTCGGATTCGCGCTCGCACGACCGATCCTCGCGGTCTCGCAGGGCAAAGGGAACCTCCGGTATCCGATCGCGGCCACCGGCGTGGCGGCGCTGCTCAACGTCGTCCTCAACGCCGCGCTCATTCCGCGCTACGGCATGCACGGTGCGGCCGTCGCGACCAGTATCGGCTACGGAACGATGTTCGTCTGTCACTGCTGGAGCGCCCGTCGCGTCGGTTTCGATCCACTCGCCGACGCGCGACTCGCTCGAGCGGCGTTGACGACCGTTCTCGCGGCCGCTCCCATCATCGCCCTCGCGACGGTAATCACGAATCCGTGGTTCGCGCTCGCGGTGGTCCCGCCGGTCGGGTTCGTGATCTTCGTCGGCTTCGCGCTGCTGGTCGGCGCGCTAGACCCGTCCGAACCGTTCGAGATCCTCTCGGTGTTTCCCGATCCGATCGGCTCCCGGGCGGCCGCGATACAGGTGTCGTTCGAGGGCGAGGGTGACGAGGACGGCGAAACGCGAAGTTGGCTTCAGAGCCTGCTGTTCGTCGCCGGGTTGTCGCTGTTCGTTTCCGGACTCGCGCTGGGCATCCTCGGCACCGGCATCCAGAGTCTCCTTCCCTGA